From one Flavobacterium sp. N502536 genomic stretch:
- the mnmD gene encoding tRNA (5-methylaminomethyl-2-thiouridine)(34)-methyltransferase MnmD, with the protein MKREIIKTLDGSTTIHLQEWDECYHSKHGAIQEAKHVFIKNGLSLFGDAPVSILEIGFGTGLNAFITFLESSQKQQPIDYVGVEAYPVDAKEVLAMNYVDELEATAHKAIFEKMHECEWNQKVAITNDFGLTKRKQFFDEIDDFEIFDLIYFDAFGYRVQPELWSTEIFRKMYNSLKPNGVLVTYAARGVVKRSMIEVGFTVEKLAGPPGKREMFRAFKKV; encoded by the coding sequence GTGAAAAGAGAAATAATTAAAACGCTAGATGGTTCAACCACAATTCATTTGCAGGAGTGGGATGAGTGTTACCATTCGAAACACGGAGCAATTCAGGAGGCGAAACATGTATTTATAAAAAATGGTCTTTCCTTATTCGGCGATGCTCCGGTAAGTATTCTGGAAATTGGTTTCGGAACGGGTTTGAATGCTTTTATTACTTTTTTAGAATCCAGTCAAAAGCAACAGCCAATTGATTATGTTGGAGTAGAAGCTTACCCGGTTGATGCGAAAGAAGTATTGGCTATGAATTACGTCGACGAATTGGAGGCTACTGCTCATAAAGCTATTTTTGAGAAAATGCACGAATGTGAATGGAATCAGAAAGTAGCCATCACCAACGATTTTGGCTTAACCAAAAGGAAACAATTTTTTGATGAAATAGACGATTTTGAAATTTTTGATTTGATTTACTTTGACGCCTTCGGATATCGGGTGCAACCGGAGCTCTGGAGCACCGAGATTTTCAGGAAAATGTACAATAGTTTAAAGCCAAATGGAGTGTTGGTAACCTATGCAGCTCGCGGAGTTGTTAAAAGAAGCATGATTGAGGTTGGATTTACAGTCGAAAAATTGGCAGGACCTCCGGGAAAACGTGAAATGTTTCGGGCCTTTAAAAAGGTTTAA